The Ruminococcus bovis genome includes a region encoding these proteins:
- a CDS encoding fumarate hydratase, whose amino-acid sequence MEARKIKASLITEKVKKLFMDCNYFIGNDIYNALLKARDTEESETGKSILDQIIENDDIAKKEEIPLCQDTGMAILFVKYGDKVIVEDGSFNEAVTEGVRRAYIDGYLRKSVVSDPVFDRINTKDNTPCIIHTEIVPGDKIEILAGGKGFGSENMSKIAMLTPSKGIEGVKEFILNTVREAGPNPCPPMVVGVGIGGTFEKAALLAKKATFRSIDTHNEDKRYADLEDELLQSINKMGFGPAGLGGTTTAIGVNIETYPTHIAGMPVAVNICCHAARHSTTTI is encoded by the coding sequence ATGGAAGCAAGAAAAATTAAAGCATCATTAATAACAGAAAAGGTTAAGAAGTTGTTTATGGATTGCAACTACTTTATTGGCAATGACATTTACAACGCATTACTAAAAGCCAGAGATACCGAAGAAAGCGAAACAGGCAAAAGTATCCTTGACCAGATTATTGAAAATGATGATATAGCAAAAAAAGAAGAAATACCACTTTGTCAAGATACAGGTATGGCAATTCTGTTTGTTAAGTATGGTGACAAAGTTATTGTTGAGGATGGTTCATTTAATGAGGCTGTTACCGAGGGTGTTCGCAGAGCATATATTGACGGATACCTAAGGAAAAGTGTTGTCAGTGACCCTGTCTTTGACAGAATAAATACTAAGGATAATACACCTTGCATTATTCATACCGAGATTGTCCCTGGGGACAAGATTGAAATTCTTGCCGGTGGCAAAGGCTTTGGCAGTGAAAATATGTCAAAGATTGCAATGTTAACACCAAGTAAGGGTATTGAGGGTGTAAAGGAATTTATCCTAAATACTGTAAGAGAAGCAGGACCTAATCCTTGCCCACCTATGGTTGTAGGTGTTGGTATTGGTGGTACTTTTGAAAAGGCAGCTTTACTTGCTAAGAAAGCTACCTTTAGAAGTATTGATACTCATAATGAAGATAAGCGATATGCCGACCTTGAGGATGAACTACTACAGTCTATTAACAAAATGGGCTTTGGACCTGCAGGTCTTGGTGGTACAACAACTGCCATTGGTGTAAATATCGAAACTTATCCTACCCATATTGCAGGTATGCCTGTTGCAGTAAATATTTGTTGCCATGCAGCAAGACACAGTACAACAACAATATAA
- a CDS encoding MBOAT family O-acyltransferase — MLFASTVFIFVFLPVVLLLYYTVFRKWRMGQNVMLLIASLIFYAWGEPKYVLIMIASIIVNYALGLLVDKVRHRKVLSRLVIALTAVLNLSVLFIFKYLMFTVDNINSIAGLNLSVPNIALPIGISFFTFQAMSYVIDVYREKGEAQINPLNVGLYISFFPQLIAGPIVRYETVAYQIKHRVETFDNFSTGVVRFIIGLAKKVLLANTMGVVADYSFDMPNSELTVVMAWIGAIAYSLQIFFDFSGYSDMAIGLGKMFGFDFLENFDYPYISKSITEFWRRWHMSLGTWFRDYVYFPLGGSRVKSKARLVFNLFVVWSLTGIWHGANWTFLCWGLMYFVLLAIEKLTGWEKKYPDKMIVLRRIYTLFFVLMGWVLFRADSITDAWAYICTMFGNGTLINDSTIYYAMNYFVYFLIAILVSTPIFKNLSLKVKGTNPIAYVVSSVGLLALLVVSVSYIVKGAYNPFIYFNF; from the coding sequence ATGTTATTTGCTAGTACAGTTTTTATATTTGTATTTTTACCGGTAGTTCTGTTACTGTATTATACAGTTTTCAGAAAATGGAGAATGGGTCAAAATGTAATGTTGCTTATTGCAAGTTTGATTTTCTATGCTTGGGGTGAGCCAAAGTATGTTTTGATTATGATTGCATCAATTATTGTTAACTATGCTTTGGGACTTTTAGTTGATAAGGTAAGGCATAGGAAAGTACTTTCAAGGCTTGTAATTGCACTTACAGCAGTACTTAACCTTTCGGTACTGTTTATCTTTAAGTACCTAATGTTTACTGTTGATAATATTAATTCTATTGCAGGACTTAACTTGTCAGTACCAAACATAGCATTGCCTATCGGTATCAGTTTCTTTACATTCCAAGCAATGAGTTATGTAATTGATGTTTATAGGGAAAAGGGTGAAGCTCAGATAAACCCACTGAATGTTGGTCTTTATATTAGTTTCTTCCCTCAGCTTATTGCAGGTCCTATTGTTAGATACGAAACAGTTGCTTATCAGATTAAGCACAGAGTTGAAACCTTTGATAACTTTTCAACAGGTGTTGTAAGATTTATTATCGGTCTTGCAAAGAAAGTTCTTTTGGCAAATACAATGGGTGTTGTTGCCGACTATTCATTTGATATGCCAAACAGTGAACTGACTGTTGTAATGGCTTGGATTGGTGCAATAGCTTATTCACTACAAATTTTCTTTGACTTTAGTGGCTATAGTGATATGGCTATCGGTCTTGGTAAAATGTTTGGCTTTGACTTCCTAGAGAACTTTGATTATCCATACATAAGTAAGTCTATTACTGAGTTCTGGAGAAGATGGCATATGTCACTGGGTACTTGGTTTAGAGATTATGTATATTTTCCACTTGGTGGTTCAAGAGTAAAGAGCAAAGCAAGACTTGTGTTTAACCTATTTGTAGTATGGTCATTAACAGGTATTTGGCATGGTGCAAACTGGACTTTCCTATGTTGGGGCTTAATGTACTTTGTACTGCTTGCAATAGAAAAATTAACAGGTTGGGAAAAGAAATATCCTGACAAAATGATTGTACTTAGAAGAATTTATACATTGTTCTTTGTATTAATGGGTTGGGTACTGTTTAGAGCAGACAGTATTACAGATGCTTGGGCATATATTTGCACAATGTTCGGTAACGGTACTTTGATTAATGACAGTACAATCTATTATGCAATGAACTATTTTGTATATTTCCTAATTGCAATTCTTGTCAGTACACCGATTTTCAAGAACCTTTCTCTAAAGGTAAAGGGTACAAACCCTATTGCATATGTGGTTAGTTCTGTGGGACTTTTAGCTTTGCTTGTTGTTTCCGTCAGCTACATTGTTAAGGGTGCTTATAACCCATTTATTTACTTTAACTTTTAA
- a CDS encoding Ig-like domain-containing protein: MKIKKFTSILLSALMISSVSVGVTAKEISSKDYEKPNSTVIPTETVVEETTNDKGETSDVTYKGGIYDGPDSGNKVRYYFAMPKDWKTFTNAKACAYWWDGTDKCANWQNSYQMKATPITKDNGTKVYYIDVSVDVRNIVFNNGIDVGTKSGDYTSLNWGRSYQTDNISLEGYAPDESSVFPEGIDSFNNLVYVIDTDDTSINDKNGSVIFGGGWYYLHADGNWDDKAGSQYELESVNVKLNKNLLSLNLSDKKTYSLKASIKNKRFDTKVKWSSSDEKVVKVDENGVVTAVGYGQAIISVSVHNPGESFIKSDKCIVNVVKPIVKKTSISLSKSTVSLYVKGTTTVKPVVKNGVGKTTFKSNNTKIAKVDNNGKITALKVGKAKVTVTNNKVSKVFTVIVKTPKLNKTKITLNVKKSYTLKVVGKVGKATFTSSNKKVATVNSVGKIIPKKKGNATITVKTNGVTLKCSVVVK; this comes from the coding sequence ATGAAAATCAAAAAATTTACAAGTATTTTATTATCAGCACTAATGATTAGCTCAGTATCTGTAGGGGTAACTGCAAAGGAAATTAGTTCTAAAGATTACGAAAAACCTAATAGCACTGTAATACCTACGGAAACTGTAGTTGAAGAAACTACAAATGACAAGGGTGAAACCAGTGATGTAACCTATAAAGGTGGTATATATGACGGTCCTGATAGTGGTAACAAAGTAAGGTATTATTTCGCTATGCCGAAAGATTGGAAAACATTTACTAATGCAAAGGCTTGTGCCTATTGGTGGGACGGTACAGATAAATGTGCAAATTGGCAAAACTCATATCAAATGAAGGCAACACCTATTACAAAGGATAATGGTACAAAGGTTTACTATATTGATGTTTCTGTTGATGTTAGAAATATTGTATTTAACAATGGTATTGATGTTGGTACTAAGAGTGGTGACTATACTTCTCTAAATTGGGGAAGGTCATACCAAACCGACAATATTTCTCTTGAAGGATATGCACCGGATGAAAGCAGTGTTTTCCCTGAAGGTATAGATAGTTTTAACAACCTTGTTTATGTTATTGATACCGATGATACTTCTATTAATGATAAGAACGGTTCAGTTATTTTTGGTGGTGGATGGTACTACCTTCATGCTGATGGTAATTGGGATGATAAGGCCGGTTCTCAGTATGAACTGGAAAGTGTAAATGTTAAGTTAAACAAAAATCTATTATCACTAAATTTATCAGACAAAAAGACCTACTCATTAAAAGCAAGTATTAAGAATAAAAGATTTGACACAAAAGTAAAGTGGTCTTCAAGTGATGAAAAAGTTGTTAAAGTAGATGAAAACGGTGTTGTTACTGCAGTTGGTTATGGTCAAGCAATAATCTCAGTATCTGTCCATAATCCCGGGGAATCATTTATTAAGTCGGATAAATGTATTGTCAATGTTGTAAAGCCAATAGTTAAGAAAACAAGCATTAGTCTTTCAAAATCAACTGTAAGTTTGTATGTGAAAGGAACAACAACTGTTAAGCCTGTTGTAAAGAATGGTGTTGGCAAAACTACATTTAAAAGTAACAATACTAAAATTGCTAAAGTAGATAATAACGGCAAGATTACTGCATTGAAAGTTGGTAAAGCTAAGGTTACAGTAACCAATAATAAAGTTTCTAAAGTCTTTACCGTTATAGTTAAAACACCAAAACTAAACAAAACTAAGATTACACTAAATGTTAAGAAATCATATACATTAAAGGTAGTGGGAAAAGTAGGTAAAGCAACATTTACTTCATCAAATAAAAAGGTAGCAACAGTTAATTCTGTAGGTAAAATCATCCCTAAGAAAAAGGGTAATGCAACAATTACCGTAAAGACCAATGGTGTTACTTTAAAGTGTAGTGTTGTGGTTAAATAA
- a CDS encoding NADH peroxidase yields MAKWVCAVCGYVHEGPEPPEKCPQCNAPASKFNELKEGAGFACEHQVGIIDGVSEDIIADLRANFNGECSEVGMYLAMARVADREGYPEISAAFTKYAFEEAEHAAKFAEILGEVVTDSTKKNLQLRAEAEAGACEGKLDLAVRAKKANLDAIHDTVHEMAKDEARHGAGFQGLLKRYFG; encoded by the coding sequence ATGGCAAAATGGGTTTGTGCAGTATGCGGTTATGTTCACGAAGGTCCTGAACCACCGGAAAAGTGCCCACAGTGTAACGCACCGGCATCAAAGTTTAATGAACTAAAGGAAGGTGCAGGTTTCGCTTGTGAACATCAGGTAGGCATTATTGACGGTGTTTCAGAAGATATTATTGCAGATTTGAGAGCTAACTTTAACGGTGAATGTTCTGAAGTAGGTATGTACCTAGCAATGGCAAGAGTTGCTGATAGAGAAGGCTATCCTGAAATCTCAGCAGCATTTACAAAGTATGCTTTTGAAGAAGCTGAACATGCAGCAAAGTTTGCTGAAATTCTTGGTGAAGTTGTAACAGACTCTACAAAGAAAAATCTACAGTTAAGAGCAGAAGCTGAAGCAGGTGCTTGTGAAGGTAAGCTAGACCTTGCAGTTAGAGCAAAGAAAGCTAACCTAGACGCAATCCACGATACAGTTCACGAAATGGCTAAGGATGAAGCTAGACATGGTGCAGGTTTCCAAGGTCTGCTAAAGAGATATTTCGGCTAA
- a CDS encoding response regulator transcription factor has product MSKILVVDDEFRIREIIKKYANFEGHKVTEAVDGMSAIEICNKETFDIIIMDVMMPELDGFSACKEIRKHCNTPIIMLSARGEEYDKIHGFELGIDDYVVKPFSPKELMMRVNAVLKRSNGADTPSQDVFKYENLVVDFTARIVTVNGERIDMTPKEYELFFYMVKNKGIALTREKLISEVWGYDFFGDDRTLDTHIKLLRKSLGEYSKCIVTLRGVGYRFDTV; this is encoded by the coding sequence ATGAGTAAGATTTTAGTAGTTGATGACGAATTTAGAATTAGAGAGATTATTAAGAAATATGCAAATTTTGAAGGTCATAAAGTAACTGAGGCAGTTGACGGTATGTCTGCTATTGAAATTTGCAACAAAGAAACATTTGATATAATTATTATGGATGTAATGATGCCTGAGCTTGATGGTTTTTCTGCTTGTAAAGAAATCCGTAAGCATTGCAACACACCAATTATTATGCTTTCTGCAAGAGGTGAAGAATATGACAAGATTCATGGTTTTGAACTTGGAATTGACGACTATGTTGTTAAGCCATTCTCACCTAAGGAGCTAATGATGAGAGTTAACGCAGTGCTAAAGAGAAGTAACGGTGCTGACACTCCTAGTCAGGATGTGTTTAAGTATGAGAACCTTGTTGTTGACTTTACTGCAAGAATTGTTACTGTTAACGGTGAAAGAATTGATATGACACCTAAGGAATATGAACTATTCTTCTATATGGTTAAGAACAAAGGTATTGCCCTAACAAGAGAAAAGCTAATCTCAGAAGTATGGGGTTATGACTTCTTTGGTGATGACAGAACTCTGGATACTCACATTAAACTACTTAGAAAAAGCCTAGGTGAATATAGCAAGTGCATTGTTACTCTGAGAGGAGTTGGCTACAGGTTTGACACAGTTTAA
- a CDS encoding GNAT family N-acetyltransferase, producing MNLRLRKYNISKESKNKVEELYFSAFPKDEQLPYWMMKLLSRKKSADFYSIYDKKDFVGLAYVATYKDTAYLFFFAIDEKQRGKGYGSAFLSALKEKYKDYKILLAIEQLDQNAPNIDERIRRKNFYTKNGFYDLNFTMTEQSVTYDMLGYNKDNKTVTEQEFFCLNKNFFGKIFYNLFYKRIYVEPRDD from the coding sequence ATGAATTTAAGATTAAGAAAATACAACATATCAAAGGAAAGTAAAAATAAAGTAGAGGAACTGTACTTCTCAGCTTTTCCAAAAGATGAACAACTTCCATATTGGATGATGAAACTGTTAAGCAGAAAAAAGTCAGCAGACTTTTACAGTATTTATGACAAAAAGGACTTTGTAGGTTTGGCATATGTTGCTACATACAAGGATACTGCTTATTTATTTTTCTTTGCTATTGATGAAAAGCAAAGAGGCAAAGGCTACGGTTCAGCTTTTCTTTCAGCATTAAAAGAAAAGTACAAAGATTACAAAATTTTGTTAGCCATAGAACAACTTGACCAAAACGCACCTAACATTGATGAAAGAATCAGAAGAAAGAATTTCTACACCAAAAACGGTTTTTATGACCTTAACTTTACAATGACAGAACAGTCAGTTACCTATGATATGCTAGGCTACAATAAGGATAATAAAACCGTTACCGAACAAGAATTCTTCTGCCTAAATAAAAACTTCTTCGGCAAAATCTTCTATAACCTGTTTTATAAAAGAATCTATGTCGAACCTAGGGATGATTAA
- a CDS encoding Fe-S-containing hydro-lyase: protein MKRLTLPLSDSDIKDLKAGETVLLSGTMLTGRDAAHKRLYELVEKEEKLPIDIKGELIYYVGPAPAKPGFAVGPAGPTSSYRMDKYAPTLLDLGLKGMIGKGARNQDVIDAIVRNGCVYFACVGGAAALIAKSIKKEEILCYEDLGTEAIRRYTVEDFPCIVAIDSYGNNAYTEGQKDYCRE from the coding sequence ATGAAACGATTAACTTTGCCTTTATCGGATAGCGACATTAAAGACCTAAAAGCCGGAGAAACTGTGCTACTTTCAGGTACAATGCTGACAGGTCGTGATGCTGCCCATAAAAGGTTGTATGAACTTGTAGAAAAAGAAGAAAAGTTGCCTATTGATATTAAAGGCGAACTTATCTATTATGTAGGACCTGCACCGGCAAAACCGGGTTTTGCAGTAGGACCGGCAGGACCTACCTCCAGTTATAGAATGGATAAATATGCACCTACACTTTTGGATTTAGGTCTAAAGGGTATGATAGGTAAGGGTGCTAGAAACCAAGATGTAATTGACGCTATTGTAAGAAATGGCTGTGTGTATTTTGCTTGTGTTGGTGGTGCTGCTGCCTTAATAGCAAAATCAATTAAGAAGGAAGAGATACTTTGTTATGAGGACCTTGGTACTGAGGCTATCAGAAGATATACAGTAGAGGATTTTCCTTGTATTGTAGCAATTGATAGTTATGGCAACAATGCCTATACCGAAGGTCAGAAAGATTATTGTAGAGAGTGA
- a CDS encoding HAMP domain-containing sensor histidine kinase, translating into MTQFKSKMSSLPLHYKILLWFVLFSLIMLVLLWVFQTVCFRSVYSKVRVNQVKKCASSIEENINSNNITTLVENLAEQNDVMIYVYDTTDSTVRPVYSTDKSFMKIMIYDSSSSSSNDSNSSSSKSSDSSDKNSSDKKSSDNSSSNKNSDSNESDNNSSITHRQYVSFSTNQLIKGESPYNYYSQAKASDDKTYTRYIDEEENSENDLLHKIKGHTPPMDKLNTKGVVYTSLFDDDSNNDYMLIITSQSSPVDSVVNTLRYQLVTVTFILLFIGVFIAIVAARKISKPITDTTKSALKLANKDYDVQFNSTGYLEVTELNNTLNYAATELKKVDSLQRELIANISHDLRTPLTMITGYGEVMRDLPGENTPENIQIIIDEANRLNMLVTDLLDISKLQSGATEINKEVFSITTLIKEMFQRYNKLKEQEGYTLDFEYDEDIYVNADYSKISQVIYNLVNNAINYSRTDKHIIVRQSRKDKNVLIEVIDHGEGIDQEHLENIWDRYYKVDKEHKSSVVGTGLGLSIVKNVLDRHNAHYGVKSVVGEGSNFWFELEIADSPE; encoded by the coding sequence TTGACACAGTTTAAGAGCAAAATGTCTTCCCTACCACTACATTACAAAATATTGTTGTGGTTTGTACTTTTCTCTTTGATAATGCTGGTTTTATTGTGGGTTTTCCAAACAGTTTGCTTTAGAAGTGTATATAGCAAGGTTAGGGTAAATCAAGTTAAGAAATGTGCATCATCAATAGAAGAAAATATTAATTCAAATAACATTACTACATTGGTAGAGAACTTAGCAGAACAAAATGATGTTATGATTTATGTTTATGACACTACAGATTCTACAGTAAGACCTGTTTATTCTACCGATAAATCATTTATGAAAATTATGATTTATGACAGTTCAAGCAGTTCATCAAATGATAGTAATTCAAGTAGTTCAAAAAGTTCTGACAGTTCCGATAAAAATTCATCTGACAAAAAATCTTCAGATAACAGTTCATCAAATAAAAATTCCGATAGTAACGAAAGTGATAACAACAGCTCAATTACTCACAGACAGTATGTATCATTTAGCACCAATCAGCTAATAAAAGGCGAAAGTCCATATAACTACTATAGCCAAGCTAAAGCAAGTGATGACAAAACCTATACACGATACATTGATGAAGAAGAAAACAGTGAAAATGACCTACTCCACAAAATCAAAGGTCACACACCACCAATGGATAAGTTAAACACCAAAGGTGTTGTATATACTTCACTGTTTGATGATGACAGTAACAATGACTATATGCTGATTATCACTTCACAAAGTTCACCTGTAGACAGTGTTGTAAACACATTAAGATACCAACTTGTAACTGTTACATTTATCTTACTGTTTATCGGTGTATTTATTGCTATTGTTGCAGCAAGAAAGATTAGCAAGCCTATTACCGACACAACAAAGTCAGCACTAAAACTTGCTAACAAAGATTATGATGTTCAGTTTAACAGCACAGGATACCTTGAAGTTACCGAACTGAACAACACCCTAAACTATGCAGCAACGGAATTAAAGAAAGTTGATTCTTTACAGAGAGAACTTATTGCTAACATTAGCCATGACCTAAGAACACCATTGACTATGATTACAGGTTACGGTGAAGTAATGAGGGATTTACCGGGAGAAAACACTCCTGAAAATATCCAAATTATTATTGATGAAGCTAACAGACTGAATATGCTTGTAACAGACTTACTTGATATTTCAAAGCTACAGTCAGGTGCAACAGAAATTAACAAGGAAGTTTTCTCAATTACAACATTAATCAAAGAAATGTTCCAACGCTACAACAAGCTAAAGGAACAAGAGGGTTACACCCTAGACTTTGAATATGATGAAGATATTTATGTAAATGCTGACTATAGCAAGATAAGTCAGGTAATTTACAACCTAGTTAACAACGCAATTAACTATTCAAGAACAGACAAACATATTATTGTTCGTCAATCAAGAAAAGACAAAAATGTACTTATTGAAGTTATTGACCATGGTGAAGGTATTGACCAAGAACATTTGGAAAATATTTGGGACAGATACTACAAGGTCGATAAAGAACACAAGAGTTCTGTTGTAGGTACAGGCTTAGGACTTTCAATTGTTAAGAATGTTCTTGACAGACACAATGCACATTATGGTGTTAAGAGTGTTGTTGGTGAAGGAAGTAACTTCTGGTTTGAACTTGAAATAGCAGACTCACCGGAATAA
- a CDS encoding flavin reductase family protein gives MFKEISAKELKENPFTLIGDDWGLVTVDTKEKVNMMTVSWGGVGIMWNKPVAFTFIRPQRYTFDYLENGEYFAISFLPDEYHNVHKICGSKSGRDIDKVKETGLTPITDDKAPYFAESKVVLICRKMYGQSLNADSVVDESVFSAYAPDGSDYHKMYISEIEKVLVKE, from the coding sequence ATGTTTAAAGAAATATCTGCTAAAGAACTAAAGGAAAACCCATTTACACTTATCGGTGATGATTGGGGACTTGTAACTGTTGACACTAAAGAAAAGGTTAATATGATGACTGTTTCTTGGGGTGGTGTGGGTATTATGTGGAACAAGCCTGTTGCATTTACTTTCATTCGTCCACAGAGATACACATTTGACTACCTAGAAAATGGCGAATACTTTGCTATTTCTTTCCTACCTGATGAATACCATAATGTTCACAAGATTTGTGGTTCAAAAAGTGGCAGAGATATTGACAAGGTTAAGGAAACAGGTTTAACACCTATTACCGATGACAAAGCACCTTACTTTGCAGAAAGCAAGGTTGTACTAATTTGCCGTAAAATGTATGGTCAAAGTCTAAATGCCGACAGTGTTGTTGACGAAAGTGTATTCTCAGCATATGCACCTGACGGTAGTGACTACCACAAAATGTACATTTCAGAAATTGAAAAGGTACTTGTAAAAGAATAA
- a CDS encoding Fur family transcriptional regulator produces the protein MRRNFSAKRQAIYDMLINRTDHPSATQIYEDLKEDYPDLSLGTVYRNISLFKDEKMAISVCSLNGEERIDGNTTPHTHLVCTYCGKITDLFTNDVGTRNNVVGDGFIIEKRAITYYGRCRECDNRLKSKNIEN, from the coding sequence ATGAGAAGAAACTTTAGTGCTAAGCGTCAAGCTATTTATGATATGCTTATAAATAGAACTGATCATCCATCAGCTACTCAGATTTATGAGGACCTAAAGGAAGATTATCCTGACCTTAGCCTTGGTACTGTTTATCGCAATATCTCACTTTTTAAGGATGAGAAAATGGCAATTTCTGTTTGCTCCCTAAACGGTGAAGAAAGAATAGACGGTAACACTACACCTCATACACATCTGGTATGCACCTATTGTGGTAAGATTACTGACTTATTCACAAACGATGTTGGCACAAGAAACAATGTTGTAGGGGATGGCTTTATAATAGAGAAAAGAGCTATCACTTACTATGGCAGATGTAGAGAATGTGACAATCGTTTAAAAAGTAAAAACATAGAAAATTAA
- a CDS encoding argininosuccinate synthase, with protein sequence MADKDIKKVVLAYSGGLDTSIIIPWLKENYNNCEVIAVSGNVGQGTELDGLEEKAIKTGASKLYIEDLTKEFIEDYVFETIKADAVYEGKYLLGTSFARPIIAKRLVEIAKAEGADAICHGCTGKGNDQVRFELAIKAYAPDMKIIAPWRTWEFKSREDEIEYAEKMGIPLKINRETNYSKDKNLWHLSHEGLDLENPANEPKYDDPNFLELGVSPEQAPDKDTYITIHFEKGVPTAIDGVEMDGVSIVEKLNEVGGANGIGITDMIENRLVGMKSRGVYETPGGTILYYAHKKLEELTLDRDTFHYMELVSNRFAELVYYGQWYTPLREALTAFVDQVNTVVTGDVKLKLYKGNIIDAGVTSPYSLYDEDIATFDEDEVYDQNDSAGFINLFGLPIKVRAKKGFIK encoded by the coding sequence ATGGCAGATAAAGATATTAAAAAAGTTGTTCTTGCTTATTCAGGCGGACTTGATACATCAATCATTATTCCTTGGCTAAAGGAAAACTACAACAACTGTGAAGTTATCGCAGTTTCAGGTAATGTTGGTCAGGGTACAGAACTAGACGGTCTTGAAGAAAAGGCTATCAAGACAGGTGCTAGTAAGCTATATATTGAAGACTTAACAAAAGAATTTATCGAAGATTATGTTTTTGAAACAATCAAGGCTGATGCAGTTTATGAAGGTAAATATCTTCTAGGTACTTCTTTTGCTCGTCCTATTATCGCAAAGAGATTAGTTGAAATTGCTAAGGCTGAAGGTGCTGACGCAATTTGTCACGGTTGTACAGGTAAGGGTAACGACCAGGTTCGTTTTGAACTTGCTATTAAGGCTTATGCTCCTGATATGAAGATTATTGCTCCTTGGAGAACTTGGGAATTTAAGTCAAGAGAAGACGAAATTGAATACGCAGAAAAGATGGGTATTCCTCTAAAGATTAACAGAGAAACAAACTACTCAAAGGATAAGAACCTATGGCACTTAAGCCACGAAGGTCTTGACCTTGAAAATCCTGCAAATGAGCCAAAGTATGATGATCCTAACTTCCTAGAACTAGGTGTATCACCTGAACAAGCTCCTGATAAGGATACATATATTACAATTCACTTTGAAAAGGGTGTTCCAACTGCTATTGACGGTGTTGAAATGGACGGCGTTTCTATCGTTGAAAAGCTAAACGAAGTTGGTGGTGCTAACGGTATCGGTATTACAGATATGATTGAAAACCGTCTTGTTGGTATGAAGAGCCGTGGTGTTTATGAAACTCCAGGTGGCACAATCCTTTACTATGCTCACAAGAAACTAGAAGAACTAACACTTGACAGAGATACATTCCACTATATGGAACTTGTTTCAAACCGTTTTGCTGAACTAGTTTATTATGGTCAGTGGTACACACCACTAAGAGAAGCTCTAACAGCTTTCGTTGATCAGGTAAACACAGTTGTTACAGGTGATGTTAAGCTAAAACTTTACAAGGGCAACATTATTGATGCAGGTGTTACTTCTCCATATTCACTATATGATGAAGATATTGCAACATTTGACGAAGACGAAGTTTATGACCAGAACGACAGTGCAGGTTTCATCAACCTATTCGGTCTTCCAATCAAGGTTCGTGCTAAGAAGGGCTTCATCAAATAA
- a CDS encoding N-acetylmuramoyl-L-alanine amidase family protein, translating to MPTLFLSPSTQEFNPFVDGGNEEYYMNLIADAMEPYLYASGINFVRNNPTDNVRQVIAQSNSGNYDLHLAIHSNASPKSVKGQNTGADIYYYPTSVNGKRFAEIIARNYKTIYPRSVEIIPTTSLGEVRQTKAPSVLIEVAYHDNRQDAQWIRDNIGNIARVLAMSVAEYFNVPFVEPK from the coding sequence ATGCCTACTTTATTTTTAAGTCCCTCAACACAAGAATTCAATCCATTTGTTGATGGTGGCAATGAAGAATATTATATGAACCTTATTGCTGATGCAATGGAACCTTACCTTTATGCATCAGGCATTAATTTTGTTCGCAATAACCCTACCGATAATGTGCGACAGGTTATTGCACAAAGCAACAGTGGCAACTATGACCTACACCTTGCAATACACAGTAACGCCTCTCCTAAAAGTGTGAAAGGACAAAATACAGGTGCAGATATTTACTACTACCCTACTTCCGTTAATGGCAAAAGGTTTGCTGAAATCATAGCAAGAAACTACAAAACCATTTACCCTAGAAGTGTAGAGATTATTCCTACTACATCTTTAGGTGAAGTCAGACAGACAAAAGCCCCTAGTGTGCTGATTGAAGTTGCTTATCACGATAACCGTCAAGATGCACAATGGATTAGGGATAACATTGGAAACATTGCTAGGGTACTTGCAATGAGTGTTGCAGAATATTTTAATGTGCCATTTGTAGAACCTAAATAA